GGCCTACCTGCGTGACCTCTTCGGAACCTTCCAGGTGGGCGCCATCCACGGCCGGCTGCTGACCGCCTGGTCCGCCGCCGGCGTGGCCGGTCCGCTGATCGTCAACGCGTTCCTGGATGCGCAGGGCAAGCCCGGCCAGCTGGACGCCGCCTCCTACCAGCCGGCACTGCTGACCATGGTGGCGCTGCTGGTGGTCGGTTTCCTGGCCAACCTGATGGTCAAGCCGGTGGACGCACGATTCCACGAACCCCGCCCCGATCGGGGACGGGCACACGAACCTGCCATGGAGGCCTGAGATGAGCACTGCACACACCCCCGGCGCGCAGGCGCCCGCCAAAGTATCCGTCGGCAAACTCGCCATCGCCTGGGCGCTGGTGGGCGTCCCGCTTGCCTACGGGATCTACCAGACCCTGACCCGGGTGGCTGCGCTCTTCGGGTGAGGAATGGCGCCAACCCTGCCCGCGCCGGCCGCGGCGCAGGGTTGGCGCAGGAGTCCTTAAGAATTTCCGCAGTTCCACCAAAACGCACGTTTCCGGTTCGCGGCGGGCCATAGGCTCTTCCCTGGCGCAAACACGGCCATGATGCCGGCGCCCGAACCTATCGTGCACACAACCTGGGGAACTGCATGTCCAACAACACGTCCTTGCCTGAAACGATGCCTGCATCCGGCACCCGCGCGGCGGCCGCCGTCGTCCTTGCCGCTGTCCTTGCCCTGTTCTCCGGGGGTGCCCCGGCAGCCGCAGACACCATGGACAGCACCGCAACATACGCGGCCGAAGCTTCGGCTGCCGTTGAGGCAGCGGACCTGCTGGCCACCCTCCCCGTGAAGGGCCGCGCGCCCAAGACCGGATACGAACGTGCTCTGTTTGGCCCGACGTGGGCGGACGTGGACCAGAACGGCTGCGATACCCGGAACGACATCCTGCGGCGGGACCTGACCGAGGTCACCTACACCACCAGCGTCCCCTGCACGGTCAAGACCGGCATCCTGGCGGACCCGTACACGGGCACAACCATCAGCTTCGTCCGCGGCACCACCACCAGCAGCGCCGTGCAGATCGACCACGTGGTGGCGCTCAGCGACGCCTGGCAGAAGGGCGCGCAGCAGCTGAGCACCGAGCAGCGGACGGCGTTCGCCAACGATCCGCTGAACCTACAGGCAACGGACGGCCCCACCAACCAGCAAAAGGGCGACGGCGACGCCGCCACCTGGCTGCCGCCGAACAAGGGCTTCCGGTGCGAGTACGTCGCCCGGCAGGTTTCGGTGAAGGCGCGGTACAGCCTGTGGGTGACGCAGGCCGAGCACGACGCGATCGCGGTCATCCTCGCCGGGTGCCCCGGTCAAGTGGCGCCCGCCGCCGTCGGGCCCGCCGCTCCTGCCGCGGTCTATTACGCCAACTGCGCCGAGGTTGTGGCTGCCGGAGCGGCGCCCCTTTACGCCGCTTCGCCAGGGTACAGGTCCGGGCTCGACGGGGATTCCGACGGCGTTGCCTGCGAGGGGTAGCTCCTGTCCCGGCATGTCCGGCACCACTCTGCGGACGACGGCGGCGCGGTCACCTTCAGGAGGGGTATCCACGGATAGGCTGGAGCTGACCGCACCAAGGCAACAAAGGGCACCGGAGGATGGGCACGATGGCTGATGACCGGGCACCTGCCTTTGACCGGGTAGTCCTGATCTTCAATCCGACGAGGGCCGGGATGGCCGCGCGGATCGATTCCCTGCAGGAGGAGCTTGCCGCGAACCTTCCGGACCTGCCAGTGGACCTGCTGCCCACGGAGTTCGCGGGGCACGCCCGGGACTTGGCACGGTCGGCGGCCGAAAGCGGAACTCCGCTCATCGTTTCGGTCAGCGGCGACGGCGGGTACAACGAGGTGGTCAACGGCGTGATGGACGTGTCCGCCAGTAGGGCGGTGTGCACTGTGCTCCCGGCAGGGAACGCCAACGATCACCATAGGAGCATGCCGGTCCGGCCGCTCACCGAAGCCATCCGCGAGGGCCGCGTCCGGCGAATCGACCTGTTGCGCGTGACCTTCCGCGGGATGCACCGGGAGCAGGTCCGGTACGCCCACTCCTATGTGGGGTTCGGGCTCACGCCGCTGATGGCCATCGGGATCGAAAAGGGTGGAAAAGGGAAAGTCCTGGAACTCATATCCGTGGCCCGGACGCTTTCGGGTTTGAGGCCGTTTGAACTGGTCCGGGCAGACGGTGCCACCGCGAAGTTCGACAGCCTGATCCTGGCCAACATTTCCCGGATGGCCAAGTATGGAACGGTCAGCGAGGCGGACCACCCTGACGATGGCCGGTTCGAGGTGGTCACATTACCCCATGCCGGGCTTATGAGGATGGCGCTGATGACCCTCCGGGCCGTCACGCTGGGACTGGGGCATCAGCCCAGCGTCAGCAGTTATGCCTTCACGACGCGGGACGCCGTACCCTGCCAGATTGACGGCGAAGTCGTCTATGTCCAGGCAGGCACCCATGTCCTGGTGGAAAGCGCCAAGGGCGCCCTGCCAACCATCTGATGGAAAATGGCCGGGGCGTTAAGGCAGCGCCGGACCGCCGAATGACGGACGCCGGCCGGACCGGTAGGCGGAGTCGATGACGGGTTTGAGTTCGTCGAGCACAGTCTTGTTCCCCGGGAGAACCACGTGGGCCAGGAATTCGGATTCAAGGGTGGCGATGCCTGCCGCCGCCGCTGCGAGTTTGGCGTCGATGGCCAGGGCCAGGGCATGCCACGATTTGCGGTTGGCGCGTTCGAGGACTTTTGCGTTCGCCTCGTGAAGCGGGCCTTCGGCTACGTCCCCGCGGATGGCCAGGGCGCCTTCAGACTGCAAAAGCGGAAGGACAATCCGGAATTGCCGGCCGCCGCCCTTGAAAGCGATGGCACTCTGGTTCCCCCGTTGGGTGAAAAGAACGTCCGTTGCCCCGTAGTCTCCTAGCGCCCGCCTGATGTGTTTCCGGGAAGCCTCGCTGGTAAAGGAATCGCCCCGGGTGTAAGGACCTGTCATTCTTCAACTATGCGCCTCCCGGCCACTCTTTACTGCATGGCTGGTACCTGCGCGCGTGAATCTGCGCCAGACTGG
The Arthrobacter sp. PGP41 genome window above contains:
- a CDS encoding MFS transporter small subunit; the encoded protein is MSTAHTPGAQAPAKVSVGKLAIAWALVGVPLAYGIYQTLTRVAALFG
- a CDS encoding diacylglycerol/lipid kinase family protein, coding for MADDRAPAFDRVVLIFNPTRAGMAARIDSLQEELAANLPDLPVDLLPTEFAGHARDLARSAAESGTPLIVSVSGDGGYNEVVNGVMDVSASRAVCTVLPAGNANDHHRSMPVRPLTEAIREGRVRRIDLLRVTFRGMHREQVRYAHSYVGFGLTPLMAIGIEKGGKGKVLELISVARTLSGLRPFELVRADGATAKFDSLILANISRMAKYGTVSEADHPDDGRFEVVTLPHAGLMRMALMTLRAVTLGLGHQPSVSSYAFTTRDAVPCQIDGEVVYVQAGTHVLVESAKGALPTI
- a CDS encoding GmrSD restriction endonuclease domain-containing protein translates to MSNNTSLPETMPASGTRAAAAVVLAAVLALFSGGAPAAADTMDSTATYAAEASAAVEAADLLATLPVKGRAPKTGYERALFGPTWADVDQNGCDTRNDILRRDLTEVTYTTSVPCTVKTGILADPYTGTTISFVRGTTTSSAVQIDHVVALSDAWQKGAQQLSTEQRTAFANDPLNLQATDGPTNQQKGDGDAATWLPPNKGFRCEYVARQVSVKARYSLWVTQAEHDAIAVILAGCPGQVAPAAVGPAAPAAVYYANCAEVVAAGAAPLYAASPGYRSGLDGDSDGVACEG